The sequence below is a genomic window from Nicotiana tomentosiformis chromosome 6, ASM39032v3, whole genome shotgun sequence.
ATATCCTTCCCTTGTTGTACGCCCCTGATCTCTTATCCAACACTATATCTGGAACCTGTCATCCCAGATTGAACTTTAGCGATGTTTACACAATTAATTATAGTTAGCcgaatttattgattatttttcCTAATCAATATACACGGATTAtttatcgatatatatatatcatacatTTATaggttatttttagtttaagtgattGGTGGAGGACTATTTAGTTTAATTATTCAAACTTCTAAATAAGTTTATTAGAAGATTCTTAATTAATTAGCAATCAAAGCATTAAACAACTAATTTTTCTCAGTCCATTTCAATTGGCCTATGCATGCACTTATATGTACTCCTTCCCTACTCATTAGTCATTTATCGTTTATGAAGGGGAAAAATACAATTTTATTTTCaagtatataagttaaatccaacatcaaacagaaaataaagaaataaatatcGCCAAAAAAGTGTTTAGGCTAGTGGTTTTGAGAAAACCAGGGGCCATTATTATTTTGAGTGCTTTTGAACTTTTTGACCTTCTCAAAGAAAATAAAGTAGTTAGGATCTTCATGCATTTTCAAACTTGAAAACAACATACTACCACAATTCATGTGTTTGCCTTAACTGTAAATCATCCTCGGGATTGGTACAAATCACTATTGTTTCCACATTTCTCTGTCTATTTGCCCATGCTACGTAAATTATTTTTTAGCTAACCACGACTTTGATTACCATATTACCATTTGACTTTTGTTTGCAAATATTATATATCTTCAATCtcaaatattaattaattttaataatctaattttcaaaatatttgacGTTAAATAACAAAAGAACTCACTTAGTACTCCTTTTACAAATCTACTCTAATGTGTTGATTTAGTAAATACGATTTAAGAAGAgataatttaaacatatattctTATATTACAGTTTTCAAATATCAAATTTAAGGGTATAAAAAACTATCTTTAAATATGGACGGAAGTAAGTGATAAATGTTATATATTGAAAGTTGAAgcgcatatatatataaagaggaaAATAACCTGAGAAAGCCAGTGCAAAGAAAATGCAGAGTAGAAAACGTCAATGGATCTCGCCGGGAAGAGACGGCGATAAAAGGAACCGGGAACTCCGGCGGCGAAGTAAGAGCGGTGACTATTGGAAGCTAAGCATTCCTCCATGCTGCCACAAGCATTATTAGCCAACGGCGGCAGCAGCTGAAACAGCGTGTTGAAGTCATTGGAAGGAAGATCAGAGAAGAAGGCAGAAAATTCAGGCGGTTGAAGACCCATCGCTTCGTATCGCTTGCTCATATGTTCCACAATCACGTCGATTATGTAGACGGTGTTGCTGCCGCAGGAGCATCCCAAGTCGACGATCACGAAAGGAACATCCGGTGGGCTCAGCTGGACTTCGTCAAGGGTTTCTTTCAGTAGGTGTAGCATCGATCGAGCATGTTGCCCCTGTATACAAGAATTTatgttatgtatatatatatatatatatatatatatatatatataggggcgGAGCTAGTCTGTAGCGGGCGGGTTCGACCGAGCCCAATAGCTTTGGTTCGAATcctgtatttgtcttaaaaaattcattgaatatatataaattattaatttagaacccaataacttaaaaCGATTAGAATTTTGAACCCATAAGCTTAAATCCTGGCTCCGCcatatacaaattttatttttttaaaataaatttattacGTGGATGAAAGGGGAGGGGAGTCGAACGCACACCGATTATGAAAAGACTCACAACTATAAACTAATTTTTTTGTTATGGCAAATGCTCGCGAAAGTTTCCAAATGTCCATTTACTACCTAAGGTTGCACAAACGTTATGTCGACTATGCTAAATGCAATAAATAGCTTTCCAAAGAAATAAATTACATGGTAAAGAAACATATTTAGAACGGCGAAAGTGATCACCTGAGCTTGAGAGTTGTTGACGTAGCTAGCCTCTCCTTTTCCCCCTTTCATGCTGAGCATTCTTTCAAGTTTCATGTTAGATACAACAACGTTGTCCTTATTGTCTCCTAAGGGAGCCATATTAGATGCAAAGATTCAATTCTTTTATCAGTGAAAGGGAAGTGGTTAAGTATATATGTTGAGAATAGAAATGACAAATGGTTGGGTGGATTTATATAGAGAGTGAAAAAAGCTTAAAGGATTTGGTCTTGTTCTAGTGGTTAGGATGCATACTCATGAAAGATATGCCTTTTTGACAGAATCTGAAACATAAAGCtaaaataaagaataaataaaATGGAAAATAATATGAAGAAGATATGGGCTTCACATGGAAACAAATAACAAAGCAGGCCCAAGATTGACGCCGGAATTCCATAATTGAATCTCTACGCAAAATTCTGTAATTAAAGAGCGAAAGAGATCTAACAGGAGTAGGAGATGACGGTTCAACTTTCTGTCCATTAATTAGTTGTGTTTTGTTCTATTATCATGCTAAATCTTAGTCTTTCCACAAGAATAGAGTCCTAATTGTTATTTTGGCCATTTATTTCAATCAAAGTGAATCAAAGATTTTAAATCAGTGGGCGTGAAATACCGCTACACTTCATTGATTTCAATCAAATTTAAGGCGAATTTAAAGATTTTAAATCAGTGGACGTGAAATATCCTCCATTTTATTGATTTCAATCAAAGGCGAATTAAGAGTTTCAAATCAGTTAGTGAAATACGAACAATGGGCACAAAATTGGATCAAACACGTATGTTTAAAATTTGATAAATTTATAGTTCAAATTAAAGTTAGTGGATGCATTTCGCCTTGTATTATTCTTCTGCTAAGCACCATAGAAATTATTCTCCCCTCAAATTGAAATCTAGAGCCCCATGATTTTACAAACTTATTTGATTATGTAccttgtaatactcaaaatagtTTCCATtagattaattaaataattaccGAAGATACCCTATTGGAATTTGAAAGCAAATAGTTGCTAGTATTCTAACGTGCATGCCATGATCAGCCAAATAAAAGTATCACTCATGTGTTGACTATGAAAGTAATTAGAAAAATCTATTAGCTACAGCATTCTTCTAATCATGTTTGTTTCTAACGGTTTTATCGTTAACATAATCATTAGAGAAATTAATGAAAAGaattatataataaataaaggccTTTTGAAAATCATATAAAGCAACAGTCTGTGGGTCCAAATTTTAAACTAGAATATATGCCGATTAGGCAAACCTAACACATTTATAAGAAATTAACACGGTTTTTCTATAAGCAACTACCAAAGTGCATAGCATATATACACGAAATGATTATGgtataattaaaatataatattcaGAAATAAAACCAAGTATATATAGAAGATGTGTTTGTTGCTAGTTAAATTTATATTGATTTAATTTTAGTTGCTTCAGATAATGGCAAATCATTGACTAGTAATACTACTACTACTAGTCATACTTTTATTCTCAACTATATACGTACGACGATAAGAACCTGTTTTGATTCCCAAAATGACGACAAATTATTATACTTCTAATTAAACCCAACTCTTATATACACCTAAACCATGATTTGATACACCAAAAAAGGTTCAACAAGTTCCAATTTCCTAATTTGTATGTTTTTCATATCCAATAGTGTATCAT
It includes:
- the LOC104121023 gene encoding indole-3-acetate O-methyltransferase 1-like; the encoded protein is MAPLGDNKDNVVVSNMKLERMLSMKGGKGEASYVNNSQAQGQHARSMLHLLKETLDEVQLSPPDVPFVIVDLGCSCGSNTVYIIDVIVEHMSKRYEAMGLQPPEFSAFFSDLPSNDFNTLFQLLPPLANNACGSMEECLASNSHRSYFAAGVPGSFYRRLFPARSIDVFYSAFSLHWLSQVPDIVLDKRSGAYNKGRIYIHGANESTANAYKKQFQSDLANFLGARSKEMKRGGFMFLVCLGRTSVDPTDQGGAGLLFGTHFQDAWDDLVQEGLITSEKRDNFNIPVYAPSIQDFKEVVEANGSFTINKLQVFRGGSPLVVNHPDDAAEVGRALAISCRSVSGVLVDAHIGEQLSDKLFARVERRASRHAKELIEKLQFSHIVASLSPA